The following are encoded together in the Xanthomonas sacchari genome:
- the rimP gene encoding ribosome maturation factor RimP, with protein sequence MSDKANEIATLLGPTVDALGLELLGAEYLPAPGGATLRLYIDVPLAEQPERVVNIDDCERVSREVSAQLDVEDPISGNYTLEVSSPGVDRPLFSAEQFSRHLGESAKVVLKLPQQGRRRLQGRIVQADAAAGRITFEVDGAELAVDFDNIDKARIMPDWAALGLAPTKPGKGPKPAGKNAKSNKKPSNEPAADEAARGAKE encoded by the coding sequence GTGAGCGACAAGGCAAACGAAATCGCGACTCTGCTGGGCCCGACCGTGGACGCGTTGGGCCTGGAACTGCTGGGCGCGGAATACCTGCCGGCCCCCGGCGGCGCCACGCTGCGCCTGTACATCGACGTGCCGCTGGCCGAGCAGCCCGAACGCGTGGTCAACATCGACGATTGCGAGCGGGTCAGCCGCGAGGTCTCGGCGCAACTGGACGTGGAAGACCCGATCAGCGGCAACTACACGCTGGAAGTGTCCTCGCCGGGCGTGGACCGGCCGCTGTTCAGCGCCGAACAGTTTTCCCGCCACCTCGGCGAATCGGCCAAGGTGGTGCTGAAGCTGCCGCAGCAGGGCCGTCGTCGCCTGCAGGGGCGCATCGTGCAGGCCGACGCCGCTGCCGGCCGCATCACCTTCGAGGTCGATGGCGCCGAACTGGCGGTGGACTTCGACAACATCGACAAGGCGCGGATCATGCCCGACTGGGCGGCGCTGGGTCTGGCGCCGACCAAGCCGGGCAAGGGCCCGAAGCCGGCCGGCAAGAACGCAAAATCCAATAAGAAACCATCCAACGAACCGGCGGCCGACGAGGCTGCGCGCGGAGCGAAAGAATGA
- the nusA gene encoding transcription termination factor NusA translates to MSKELLLVVDAVANEKGVPREVIFDAIEAALASAAKKRYPDQDVLTRVTIDHKDGTYETFRRWEVVADDVVMESPDRQIRLMDAVDEAEGVDVGDYIEEQIENPDFGRIAAQAAKQVIVQRVREAERQQVVDAWKDRVGELVTGVVKRAERGNIYVDLGGNAEAFIPKDKGIPRDVLRAGDRVRGYLAEVRSEPRGPQLFISRAAPEFMIELFKLEVPEVGQGLVEIKACARDPGDRAKIAVLAHDTRTDPIGACIGMRGSRVQAVSNELNGERVDIVLWNDNPANFVINAMAPAEVQSIIVDEEKHSMDLAVAEDRLAQAIGKGGQNVRLASRLTGWQLNVMTAEQVAAKSEAEQAVARQLFMDKLEVDEEIAAILVAEGFNSVEEIAYVPVGELLAVEGFDEDIVEELRARARDALLNEALAAEESDDDGVPAADLLSLPGMDEGTAYALASHGVRTSEDLSDLAADEILEFGIEDLDKDRAAALILAARAEEIARLERGE, encoded by the coding sequence ATGAGCAAGGAACTGTTGCTGGTAGTCGACGCGGTGGCCAACGAGAAGGGCGTGCCGCGCGAAGTGATCTTCGACGCGATCGAGGCCGCCTTGGCGTCGGCGGCGAAGAAGCGCTACCCCGACCAGGACGTGCTGACGCGCGTCACCATCGACCACAAGGACGGCACCTACGAGACCTTCCGGCGCTGGGAAGTGGTGGCCGACGACGTGGTGATGGAGTCGCCCGACCGGCAGATCCGCCTGATGGACGCGGTCGACGAGGCCGAGGGCGTGGACGTCGGCGACTACATCGAAGAGCAGATCGAGAATCCGGACTTCGGCCGCATCGCCGCGCAGGCCGCCAAGCAGGTGATCGTGCAGCGCGTGCGCGAGGCCGAGCGCCAGCAGGTGGTGGACGCGTGGAAGGATCGCGTCGGCGAGCTGGTCACCGGCGTGGTCAAGCGCGCCGAGCGCGGCAACATCTACGTGGACCTGGGCGGCAACGCCGAGGCCTTCATCCCCAAGGACAAGGGCATTCCGCGCGACGTGCTGCGCGCCGGCGACCGCGTGCGCGGCTACCTGGCCGAAGTGCGTTCGGAGCCGCGCGGCCCGCAGCTGTTCATCAGCCGCGCCGCGCCGGAATTCATGATCGAGCTGTTCAAGCTGGAAGTGCCGGAAGTGGGCCAGGGCCTGGTCGAGATCAAGGCCTGCGCACGCGATCCGGGCGACCGCGCCAAGATCGCGGTGCTGGCGCACGACACCCGCACCGATCCGATCGGCGCCTGCATCGGCATGCGCGGGTCGCGCGTGCAGGCGGTGTCCAACGAGCTCAACGGCGAGCGCGTGGACATCGTGCTGTGGAACGACAACCCGGCCAACTTCGTCATCAACGCGATGGCGCCGGCCGAGGTGCAGTCGATCATCGTCGATGAAGAAAAGCACTCGATGGACCTGGCGGTGGCGGAAGACCGCCTGGCCCAGGCGATCGGCAAGGGCGGCCAGAACGTGCGCCTGGCCAGCCGCCTGACCGGCTGGCAGCTCAACGTGATGACCGCCGAGCAGGTCGCGGCCAAGTCCGAGGCCGAGCAGGCCGTGGCCCGCCAGCTGTTCATGGACAAGCTGGAAGTGGACGAGGAGATCGCCGCGATCCTGGTCGCCGAGGGCTTCAACTCGGTCGAGGAAATCGCCTACGTGCCGGTCGGCGAGTTGCTTGCGGTGGAAGGTTTCGACGAGGACATCGTCGAGGAACTGCGCGCGCGTGCCCGCGACGCGCTGCTCAACGAGGCGCTGGCCGCCGAGGAGAGCGACGACGACGGCGTGCCGGCGGCGGACCTGCTGTCGCTGCCGGGCATGGACGAGGGCACCGCCTACGCGTTGGCCAGCCATGGCGTGCGCACCAGCGAGGACCTGTCGGATCTGGCTGCCGACGAAATCCTCGAGTTCGGCATCGAGGACCTGGACAAGGACCGCGCCGCGGCCCTGATCCTGGCCGCCCGCGCCGAGGAGATCGCCCGCCTGGAGCGCGGCGAATGA